Proteins encoded together in one Chitinophaga sp. LS1 window:
- the istA gene encoding IS21 family transposase, whose product MTYQRIHQLYRDKHSIRSISRITGLNWRTIKLQLSMSEEDFLVISQQKKGRKKILLEFEDFIFNRLRSLPDTTSAQIHDLLKEHFPDLGPISPKTVYNFVMAIRAKYSLSVEQPTRQYQMVAELPYGQQAQVDFGFYNMRTTEGKTRKVQFFCMSLSRSRYKYVLFTDRPFTTITVVEAHERAFCHFGGMPQELVYDQDRLFMVDENWGDLILTEHFRQYIYHRPLKTYFCRAADPESKGKIENVVKYVKRNFLYGRFFKDIQLLNEEVLAWLKRTANASIHGTTKLIPAEEMENEVTFLYPYNPVQMTEPEYSSYAVRKDNTISWKSNFYSLPLGTYKDRQSRVLVIREEQELVILSMEKQELCRHIISPLKGQKILQTDHGRDKSRAILEMMQEFANLFTDQKEALGWIFQLKTEKPRYIRDQIQLLKTIVNKLDPALALETLYYCSQYYIYSASDFKSVAEHLGRMQQQEIVPPLTITNNPLTAPVQQKANTEPARSKLINYDIIFN is encoded by the coding sequence ATGACTTACCAGCGTATTCATCAACTTTACCGGGATAAGCACTCCATTCGATCTATTTCCAGGATAACAGGGCTAAACTGGCGTACGATCAAGCTTCAACTTTCCATGAGTGAGGAAGACTTTTTAGTTATTTCTCAACAGAAAAAAGGTCGAAAGAAGATACTCCTGGAATTTGAAGATTTTATATTCAATCGCCTGAGAAGCCTTCCAGATACAACTTCTGCTCAAATCCATGATTTATTAAAAGAACATTTTCCTGATTTAGGGCCAATCAGCCCTAAAACAGTCTATAATTTTGTTATGGCCATCCGGGCTAAATACAGCCTTTCTGTAGAACAACCAACCCGGCAATATCAGATGGTAGCCGAATTACCTTATGGGCAGCAAGCTCAGGTTGATTTTGGCTTTTATAATATGCGGACTACTGAAGGCAAGACGCGTAAAGTACAGTTTTTCTGTATGAGTTTGTCCCGCTCCCGCTATAAATACGTATTGTTCACAGACCGGCCATTTACTACCATCACTGTTGTAGAAGCACATGAAAGAGCCTTCTGCCATTTTGGAGGTATGCCTCAGGAACTTGTCTATGACCAGGACCGATTGTTTATGGTTGATGAAAATTGGGGAGATCTAATACTTACGGAACATTTTCGACAATATATATATCATCGACCTTTGAAAACTTATTTCTGCCGTGCGGCAGACCCTGAGTCCAAAGGAAAAATAGAAAATGTCGTAAAATATGTAAAAAGAAATTTTCTATATGGCCGTTTTTTCAAAGATATTCAGTTGCTTAATGAAGAAGTACTCGCATGGCTGAAACGTACTGCTAATGCATCAATCCATGGCACTACAAAGCTAATACCAGCTGAAGAAATGGAAAATGAAGTTACCTTTCTTTATCCGTATAACCCTGTTCAAATGACGGAACCTGAATATAGTTCCTATGCGGTAAGAAAAGATAACACAATTAGTTGGAAAAGTAATTTTTACTCATTACCTCTTGGCACATATAAAGATCGCCAAAGCCGGGTACTAGTTATCAGGGAAGAGCAGGAGCTTGTCATATTAAGTATGGAAAAACAGGAACTCTGTCGCCATATTATCTCACCACTCAAAGGACAGAAGATCCTGCAAACAGACCATGGTAGGGACAAATCACGTGCAATTCTGGAGATGATGCAGGAGTTTGCTAATCTTTTTACTGATCAGAAGGAGGCATTGGGATGGATCTTTCAACTCAAAACAGAAAAGCCAAGGTATATCCGCGATCAGATACAATTACTAAAGACTATAGTAAATAAGCTCGATCCTGCCTTAGCCCTTGAAACCTTGTACTATTGCAGCCAATATTATATCTATAGCGCGTCTGATTTTAAGTCTGTTGCAGAGCACCTTGGGAGGATGCAACAACAAGAAATAGTTCCTCCACTTACGATAACCAATAACCCATTAACAGCTCCTGTTCAGCAAAAAGCCAATACTGAACCAGCCCGGAGTAAGTTGATCAACTATGATATAATCTTCAATTAA
- the tnpB gene encoding IS66 family insertion sequence element accessory protein TnpB (TnpB, as the term is used for proteins encoded by IS66 family insertion elements, is considered an accessory protein, since TnpC, encoded by a neighboring gene, is a DDE family transposase.): MLSLAGYNFYIYTSAADMRMGINGLSGIVRNQMALDPLAKGIIYLFFNGRLTQVKMLQFDGDGQALYYKRLARGTFGKPVYDPGCQAMMIERKDVMLILEGIEIKYRKRYERKSGKSTDQPN, translated from the coding sequence ATGTTGTCATTAGCTGGTTATAATTTTTATATCTATACATCTGCAGCGGATATGCGGATGGGAATAAATGGTTTGTCAGGCATCGTACGTAATCAAATGGCACTTGATCCATTAGCTAAGGGCATCATCTATTTGTTTTTTAACGGGCGTCTCACCCAGGTGAAAATGTTGCAATTTGATGGAGATGGTCAGGCGCTTTATTACAAAAGACTAGCCAGAGGCACCTTTGGCAAACCTGTTTATGATCCTGGTTGCCAGGCGATGATGATTGAACGCAAAGATGTGATGCTCATCCTGGAAGGAATCGAGATTAAGTACAGAAAGCGTTACGAAAGAAAGTCAGGAAAATCAACAGATCAGCCAAACTAA
- the istB gene encoding IS21-like element helper ATPase IstB — protein METEKQRISELCTAFRLGGINNGIKTLIAEAEQQEMGYVKFLSQLLETEAAYRSVKDLNKREKAAWLPQMSNLNHYRTDSEAEISPSRLKQLRELNWLDQLFNIVLMGPSGTGKTYLAAGLCRDAVKAGYNAYFRRMDDLVNMLKTKDFVKTQQVEYKRLLKANLLVIDDIMLFPLEKNIAISFFNFINQIYESTSIIITTNKKPSDWSKQLDDEVIATALLDRLLYHCEVINFNGESYRLKNRKTIFEGS, from the coding sequence ATGGAAACAGAAAAACAACGAATCAGCGAATTATGCACAGCTTTTAGGCTGGGTGGCATTAACAATGGAATAAAAACATTGATTGCCGAAGCGGAACAGCAGGAGATGGGATATGTAAAGTTCCTAAGCCAGTTATTGGAAACGGAAGCAGCCTACCGCTCAGTAAAGGATCTGAACAAACGGGAAAAAGCAGCATGGCTGCCTCAGATGTCAAACCTGAATCACTACAGAACAGACTCAGAGGCTGAAATTAGTCCAAGTCGTTTAAAGCAACTTAGAGAATTAAACTGGCTAGACCAACTTTTTAATATCGTTCTGATGGGTCCGAGTGGAACCGGCAAGACATATTTAGCTGCCGGATTGTGCCGGGATGCTGTAAAGGCCGGATACAACGCTTACTTTAGAAGAATGGACGACCTGGTCAATATGCTTAAGACGAAGGATTTTGTTAAAACGCAGCAAGTTGAATATAAACGGCTCTTAAAGGCTAACCTTCTGGTTATTGATGATATCATGCTTTTTCCGTTGGAAAAAAATATAGCAATATCATTTTTTAATTTTATCAATCAGATTTATGAATCTACATCAATAATTATCACTACCAATAAAAAGCCTTCAGACTGGAGCAAACAACTGGATGATGAGGTCATAGCTACTGCTTTGTTGGATCGTTTGCTTTACCATTGTGAAGTCATAAACTTTAACGGAGAGAGCTACAGATTGAAGAATCGGAAAACAATTTTTGAAGGTTCCTGA
- the tnpC gene encoding IS66 family transposase, translating into MRPELLTSITDALKQISTLTETNGELLESLTRERITFGKIIYDLNNQLEAKNGACDKLNRYLNQAHEIMLDREHQVIELQSRIEALESENALLKEQVAQGEKKSWQLQELCEMLQGKKSEKFIPEREKVDAAIQQTLGPDFDLTELEEIIRVASTKGDIQQVDDQIRKGNRKKKKHLAHKGRRVQPSCIEVVTETIDVEGDKTGLIPMGKKVTTYYEYKPGKIIKVQQERLQYRTEDKKFVCQPVAPRLVEKGTVGNSLLAHLHSRRFGYGDPYTRQLRYIKSTTGISFAASTVNGWEEVAFKKLLRLLRCMKKVIVQARYLKVDETRLDYLNDIGEGKPSRGWLWVFLSEEQKLVLFEFNPSRGHKVPQQILKDFKGTLQADGLGSYVAAFKDNEEVDLMTCLSHIRRGFKKAEKYDKKLAAEALTLFNIIYRIEAFAERKKMTDDQRLALRQKYSVPFLDKIHIWLLEQQQIDHLPGTPIIKAVNYALGQWHKLKAFTTLGYVDADNNGVERAIRPVTTFRNNSLFAGNEHGAERVALFYSLIESCKLNDIDPYIYLKDIYDRLHDCPAHELINLLPPYWKKKNT; encoded by the coding sequence GTGCGCCCTGAATTACTCACTTCTATAACAGATGCATTAAAACAAATCTCCACGCTAACGGAGACCAATGGGGAGTTGTTGGAATCTCTGACCAGAGAGAGAATAACGTTTGGTAAGATTATATATGACCTGAATAACCAGCTGGAAGCAAAGAATGGAGCATGTGATAAATTAAACCGTTATCTGAATCAGGCACATGAGATTATGCTTGATAGAGAACATCAGGTCATTGAATTGCAAAGCAGGATCGAAGCATTGGAAAGTGAAAATGCGCTCTTAAAAGAGCAGGTTGCTCAGGGAGAAAAGAAGAGCTGGCAGTTACAGGAGTTATGTGAAATGCTACAGGGTAAAAAGAGTGAGAAATTTATACCTGAACGTGAAAAAGTAGATGCGGCCATACAACAAACCTTAGGACCTGATTTTGATCTGACCGAACTGGAAGAGATTATAAGAGTAGCCTCCACAAAAGGCGATATTCAACAAGTGGATGACCAGATCCGGAAAGGCAACCGCAAAAAGAAAAAACATCTCGCTCATAAAGGTAGAAGAGTACAACCATCTTGTATAGAAGTAGTGACAGAAACAATTGACGTCGAAGGAGACAAGACAGGCCTGATCCCTATGGGCAAAAAAGTGACGACCTATTACGAATACAAGCCGGGTAAAATTATTAAAGTACAACAGGAGCGGCTTCAATATCGTACAGAAGATAAAAAGTTTGTCTGCCAACCAGTAGCCCCTCGTCTGGTAGAAAAAGGAACAGTAGGAAACAGCCTGCTGGCACACTTACACAGCCGCCGGTTTGGATATGGGGATCCATATACACGTCAGTTACGGTATATAAAAAGCACTACTGGCATCAGCTTCGCAGCATCAACGGTAAATGGTTGGGAAGAGGTGGCCTTTAAGAAACTGCTAAGGCTGTTGAGATGTATGAAAAAAGTAATTGTGCAGGCCCGGTATCTGAAGGTCGATGAGACAAGATTAGATTACCTCAATGATATTGGAGAAGGCAAACCATCCAGGGGTTGGCTATGGGTATTTTTATCTGAAGAACAAAAATTAGTATTGTTTGAATTTAACCCATCCCGCGGACATAAGGTTCCACAGCAGATATTAAAAGATTTTAAGGGCACGCTTCAGGCGGATGGCCTGGGTAGCTATGTAGCAGCTTTTAAAGATAATGAGGAGGTGGACCTAATGACATGCCTGTCCCATATCCGCCGCGGTTTTAAGAAAGCAGAGAAATATGATAAAAAGCTAGCGGCAGAAGCATTGACATTGTTCAACATCATTTACAGGATAGAAGCCTTTGCCGAAAGAAAAAAGATGACCGATGACCAGCGATTGGCATTGCGTCAGAAATATAGCGTTCCTTTTCTCGATAAAATACATATCTGGTTGCTGGAACAACAGCAGATAGATCATCTGCCAGGTACACCAATAATTAAAGCAGTTAATTATGCCCTGGGGCAATGGCACAAACTAAAAGCATTTACGACCCTTGGATACGTCGATGCCGACAACAATGGCGTCGAGAGGGCCATCAGACCCGTTACTACCTTCCGCAATAATAGCCTGTTTGCCGGAAATGAACATGGAGCAGAGAGAGTAGCACTTTTTTACTCCCTGATCGAGTCTTGTAAACTTAACGACATCGATCCTTATATTTATCTTAAAGATATCTATGACCGCCTTCATGATTGCCCAGCTCATGAACTTATTAATCTGTTGCCTCCATATTGGAAGAAGAAAAATACATGA
- a CDS encoding transposase: protein MRPKYTLLTDSQWQSIEKLLTDKRKRKYCLRKIFNAILWICRTGCQWRNLSSEFPYWQIVYYYFNKWKKNGFFEKVMSKVVRKERMMQGRNYAPSAAAIDREYKKVHL from the coding sequence ATGAGACCGAAGTACACATTATTGACCGATTCGCAATGGCAAAGTATAGAAAAATTATTAACAGACAAAAGAAAGCGTAAATATTGTCTTCGAAAGATATTTAATGCTATTCTATGGATCTGCAGAACGGGTTGTCAATGGCGCAATTTAAGCAGCGAATTCCCTTACTGGCAGATTGTTTACTATTATTTTAACAAGTGGAAGAAAAATGGATTCTTTGAAAAGGTTATGAGTAAGGTTGTAAGAAAAGAACGAATGATGCAGGGCCGAAATTATGCACCTTCTGCAGCAGCGATTGATAGAGAGTATAAAAAAGTCCATTTATAA
- a CDS encoding sensor histidine kinase — translation MQMGIGEFFLQILFCIGYASILFELGIQLTHLLNKWYPWERSIGKRIAIQLGIHSVITLLLILFFFEVYLSIYFHDDTLFRQVIIIGMILCLLINAVFTAEYFFYKWNDASVKSLELERLSNQAQLDVLKLQLDPHFLFNNLSAAISFIEDEPKIAINFMKKLVSIYRYMLSNKTQHIISLRDELDFIKGYLFLYQTRYGDSIKVEIGELAFAHKYGVPPLTLQLLIENAIKHNMFSLDQPLTIQIYFTNEELLSVKNNKSPRLHKENGLQMGLKNIEQRYLLLNKKVPATIDDIDFFTVEIPLIKLSDQE, via the coding sequence ATGCAAATGGGTATCGGTGAATTCTTTTTACAGATCTTATTCTGTATTGGTTATGCTTCTATTTTATTTGAGCTGGGAATTCAGCTTACACATTTGTTAAATAAATGGTATCCGTGGGAGAGAAGTATAGGTAAAAGGATTGCAATCCAGTTAGGGATTCATAGTGTTATTACCTTACTGCTTATACTATTCTTTTTTGAGGTATATCTATCAATATACTTTCATGATGATACACTCTTCAGGCAGGTAATTATCATTGGGATGATATTGTGCCTGCTCATTAATGCAGTATTTACAGCTGAATACTTTTTCTATAAATGGAATGATGCCAGCGTAAAGAGTTTAGAACTTGAACGTCTTTCCAATCAAGCGCAGCTGGATGTTCTTAAACTGCAATTGGATCCCCATTTCCTGTTTAATAATTTAAGTGCCGCGATTTCATTCATTGAGGACGAGCCAAAAATTGCGATCAATTTTATGAAAAAATTGGTATCAATTTATAGGTATATGCTTTCAAATAAAACCCAACATATTATTTCCTTGCGTGATGAGCTGGATTTCATTAAGGGCTATTTATTTTTATACCAAACCCGGTATGGGGATAGTATTAAAGTTGAAATAGGGGAACTTGCGTTTGCGCACAAATATGGTGTACCACCTTTAACTCTTCAACTGTTGATTGAAAATGCCATTAAGCATAATATGTTTTCCCTGGACCAGCCGCTAACAATTCAGATATATTTTACAAATGAAGAATTGTTGTCCGTTAAAAATAATAAGTCCCCGCGTTTACACAAAGAAAATGGGCTGCAGATGGGATTGAAGAATATTGAGCAGCGATATTTGCTGTTGAATAAGAAGGTGCCTGCTACTATTGATGACATTGATTTTTTTACTGTTGAGATACCTTTAATAAAATTGAGTGATCAGGAATAA
- a CDS encoding Crp/Fnr family transcriptional regulator: MTDKQDLKQQVESLCSLSDKEWQTFAARLNYREIKKGDYVLYQDRVCDFVAFVQSGAFVYFRSLENGTEYTTDFGFNGEWIGDMYSRLNGIPSFLNIKALEDSAIHILYQKDLDELLIAIPALERLLRILVERAFLKIVRQSLHFQIVDAKERYLILMEESPEILQRVPLYHIANYLGIAPKSLSRIRNNTVKGRQP; this comes from the coding sequence ATGACAGATAAACAGGATCTAAAACAACAGGTTGAAAGCCTTTGTTCCTTGAGCGATAAAGAGTGGCAGACATTTGCTGCACGGCTAAACTACAGGGAGATCAAAAAAGGAGATTACGTTTTATACCAGGACCGGGTTTGTGATTTCGTGGCATTTGTCCAATCGGGAGCTTTTGTTTATTTCCGCTCTTTGGAAAATGGAACGGAGTATACCACTGATTTCGGTTTCAACGGTGAATGGATTGGAGATATGTATAGCCGGCTGAATGGCATCCCTTCTTTTCTCAACATTAAGGCATTGGAAGATTCGGCGATACATATTTTATATCAAAAGGACCTGGATGAGTTACTTATTGCTATCCCAGCGTTGGAAAGGCTGCTCCGGATTCTGGTTGAAAGAGCTTTTTTGAAGATCGTCCGACAAAGCCTGCACTTTCAGATAGTCGATGCAAAAGAACGTTACCTGATATTGATGGAAGAATCGCCGGAAATTTTGCAAAGAGTCCCCTTGTACCATATTGCCAACTATCTGGGTATCGCTCCCAAATCGCTGAGTAGGATCAGAAACAATACGGTTAAAGGAAGACAGCCCTGA
- a CDS encoding transposase, with amino-acid sequence MDGGKHINGRKRHLAVDSLGLTIAISVSAADIHDSVGGFDLLWRIEKNSSRMKLIRTDMAYRGEFIDTVEKYYKWNIEITQKPPTVKGFVPQTGRWQVERSFAWLNFFRRLDKDHERLPESSVAFIQVAFINILLK; translated from the coding sequence ATTGATGGCGGAAAGCATATTAATGGACGAAAAAGGCACCTGGCGGTGGATAGTCTGGGCTTAACAATAGCGATCAGTGTCAGTGCAGCAGATATTCATGACTCAGTAGGTGGATTTGACTTATTGTGGAGAATAGAAAAAAATAGTTCAAGAATGAAGCTTATTCGTACTGACATGGCCTACAGGGGTGAATTTATTGATACTGTTGAAAAGTACTATAAATGGAATATAGAAATAACTCAAAAACCGCCGACAGTAAAAGGTTTTGTTCCACAAACCGGTAGGTGGCAGGTTGAACGATCATTCGCGTGGCTGAATTTTTTCAGAAGGTTAGATAAGGATCATGAAAGGCTACCTGAATCATCTGTTGCATTCATCCAGGTAGCTTTCATTAATATACTTCTAAAATGA
- a CDS encoding glycosyltransferase family 39 protein, whose product MKKRTIVLIGFIILKFLLQYILISPEYDLQRDEYLHLDQAHHLAWGYLSVPPVTSWISFLILLLGNSIFWIKFFPALFGALTILIVWKAIEELDGDLFALTTGATCVLFSAILALNTLYQPNSLDVLSWTAFYYCIIKYINSEKQKWLLLAAIVFAVGFLNKYNIIFLLLGVFPALVLSPQRKVFTCKGFYLAVLLALLLILPNLLWQYNNDFPVVRHMKELSRYQLVNVSREGFLKSQLLFFFGAAVVILSGLGALVLYRPFQKYRLFFWTFIFTLSIFIYFKAKDYYAIGVYPIYIAFGAVFLSRALSGDWKRYLRPFVIIIPLLVFFPMYKVAFPNNGPEYILKHQQQYKRLGRLRWEDGKDHALPQDFADMLGWKELAHKVDSIYTQLPTWSKTLVLCDNYGQAGAINYYSEKGIQAVSFNADYINWFVLNERYENLIRVKDYYDRDDELQQTGPYFHTGVAADSITNPNAREYRTTIFLFTGAKIDIRQRIKDEIVEERKY is encoded by the coding sequence ATGAAAAAAAGAACAATAGTTTTAATAGGATTCATAATATTAAAATTCTTATTACAATATATTTTAATAAGCCCTGAATACGATTTACAACGGGATGAATATTTACATCTTGATCAGGCACACCACCTGGCATGGGGCTATTTATCGGTACCTCCCGTGACTTCCTGGATTTCCTTTCTGATCCTGCTACTAGGAAATTCAATCTTCTGGATTAAGTTCTTTCCTGCGCTATTCGGAGCCTTGACTATCCTGATAGTATGGAAGGCGATTGAAGAATTAGACGGAGATCTGTTTGCCTTAACTACAGGAGCAACCTGTGTATTGTTTTCAGCCATATTGGCTTTAAATACCCTCTATCAGCCTAATTCATTAGATGTTCTGAGCTGGACGGCCTTTTACTACTGCATCATAAAGTATATAAATTCAGAAAAGCAGAAATGGCTGTTGCTTGCCGCCATTGTTTTCGCCGTTGGATTCCTGAATAAATACAACATAATATTCCTGCTCCTTGGGGTTTTCCCGGCACTTGTACTATCACCTCAACGAAAAGTATTTACCTGTAAGGGATTCTATCTGGCAGTTTTACTTGCATTATTACTTATTCTTCCGAATCTGCTATGGCAATACAACAACGATTTTCCGGTTGTTCGCCACATGAAAGAGTTATCGCGCTACCAATTGGTGAATGTAAGCAGGGAGGGGTTTTTAAAATCCCAGTTGCTATTCTTTTTTGGTGCAGCTGTTGTAATTTTATCTGGATTAGGTGCTTTGGTATTATATAGGCCGTTTCAAAAATACAGGCTCTTCTTCTGGACATTCATCTTCACCTTATCTATTTTCATCTACTTTAAGGCAAAAGATTATTATGCCATTGGAGTATATCCGATTTACATAGCTTTTGGCGCTGTTTTTCTTTCAAGGGCATTGTCAGGAGACTGGAAAAGATATTTACGTCCTTTTGTAATTATTATCCCCCTGCTTGTCTTCTTTCCAATGTACAAGGTTGCTTTTCCTAATAATGGTCCAGAATATATCTTGAAACACCAGCAACAATATAAAAGATTAGGACGTCTTCGCTGGGAGGATGGTAAAGACCATGCTTTACCGCAGGACTTTGCAGACATGCTTGGATGGAAGGAACTGGCACACAAAGTGGATAGTATCTATACGCAGCTTCCTACCTGGAGCAAGACCCTGGTGCTTTGTGATAATTATGGACAGGCAGGCGCCATAAATTATTATTCTGAAAAAGGTATACAAGCAGTCTCATTTAATGCCGATTATATCAATTGGTTTGTACTGAATGAGCGGTATGAAAACCTGATCAGAGTGAAAGACTATTATGACAGGGATGATGAACTGCAACAAACAGGTCCTTATTTCCATACCGGAGTGGCAGCTGATTCTATCACCAATCCGAATGCAAGAGAATATAGAACAACAATTTTCCTTTTTACGGGTGCCAAAATCGACATAAGGCAGCGAATAAAAGATGAAATTGTAGAAGAGAGAAAATATTAG
- a CDS encoding LytTR family DNA-binding domain-containing protein: MITALIIEDELPNIKRLEKCLLELDVIILVVGKLQTVKSSVEWFQMNTHPDIVFMDVQLTDGNSFEIFNQVEIKSSVIFITAYDEYALKAFQVNGIDYLLKPLETDKLERSIRKVQSMNHKVRDESLVQLIKNMQHKQEVYRSRFLLPHRDRLVPIGGSEIAYFKSANKNTYLITHNGDLFVVDQTLEELEKEMDPANFFRLNRQYFVSLKCIKAIHLSHNGQLKIELAPAVDEEILISRERSNQLKKWLNQA, from the coding sequence ATGATTACAGCGTTAATTATAGAAGATGAATTGCCCAATATCAAAAGGCTTGAAAAATGTCTTTTGGAATTAGATGTAATTATTTTAGTTGTTGGCAAGCTACAAACTGTTAAGTCTAGTGTGGAATGGTTCCAAATGAACACCCATCCTGATATTGTTTTTATGGATGTTCAGTTAACGGATGGTAACAGTTTTGAAATCTTTAACCAGGTAGAAATTAAGTCTTCTGTTATTTTTATCACAGCATATGATGAATATGCATTGAAAGCATTTCAGGTAAATGGAATTGATTATCTCTTAAAGCCATTAGAAACAGATAAACTTGAACGGAGTATCCGGAAAGTACAGTCAATGAACCACAAAGTAAGAGATGAAAGTCTGGTACAGCTGATAAAAAACATGCAACATAAGCAGGAGGTCTATCGGTCAAGATTTCTTCTTCCTCATCGTGACAGACTGGTACCAATAGGAGGATCAGAGATTGCCTACTTTAAATCTGCAAATAAAAATACTTATTTGATTACTCATAATGGCGATTTGTTTGTTGTTGATCAGACATTGGAAGAATTAGAAAAAGAAATGGACCCTGCCAATTTCTTTAGATTAAACAGACAGTACTTTGTTAGTTTAAAATGTATAAAAGCTATTCATCTTTCTCATAATGGACAATTAAAAATTGAGTTAGCACCTGCGGTCGATGAAGAAATATTAATTAGCCGCGAGCGATCCAACCAGCTGAAGAAATGGCTGAATCAAGCCTGA
- the tnpA gene encoding IS66 family insertion sequence element accessory protein TnpA, with the protein MRKKQIQRSLPGSPLKVDMAFHVRQQPDSGMIISEYCRAHQISEGSFYYWLKKTNNTSPVPSSPPAILPVKIVASSNEPVNSNLFAEVRGIAIYQPVPAEYLLTLLNH; encoded by the coding sequence ATGCGAAAGAAGCAAATTCAGAGATCTCTCCCTGGTTCTCCCTTAAAAGTAGACATGGCATTCCATGTTCGTCAGCAGCCTGATTCCGGCATGATTATTAGCGAATACTGCAGGGCTCATCAAATAAGTGAAGGCAGTTTTTATTACTGGTTAAAGAAAACAAACAATACTTCACCGGTTCCATCCTCACCACCAGCAATACTTCCCGTAAAAATTGTAGCATCATCAAATGAGCCTGTTAATTCAAACTTATTTGCTGAAGTGCGCGGTATTGCAATTTATCAACCTGTGCCGGCAGAATATTTACTCACCTTGCTAAATCATTAG